From a region of the Corallococcus coralloides DSM 2259 genome:
- a CDS encoding VOC family protein, whose product MSTTPTRSQETLPDAHAGKVDMKLEAVVIPVSDVDRAKAFYGKLGWRLDADFRFDNGFRVVQFTPPGSGGSIQFGTKVTSARPGTAQGLYLIVSDIEAARGDLVSHGVEVSEVFHAGAPGAQFGTDGRVSGPEPDHGSYRTFASFSDPDGNGWLLQEVTTRLPGRVDTAETAFGSASDLASALRRAEAAHGEHEKRTGQRDANWPDWYAAYMAAEQSGTELPT is encoded by the coding sequence ATGAGCACGACCCCAACCCGCAGTCAGGAGACGCTCCCCGACGCGCACGCCGGGAAGGTCGACATGAAGTTGGAAGCCGTCGTCATTCCCGTATCGGATGTCGACCGCGCGAAGGCGTTCTACGGGAAGCTTGGGTGGAGGCTCGACGCCGACTTCCGTTTCGATAACGGCTTCCGGGTCGTCCAGTTCACGCCGCCTGGCTCTGGGGGCTCGATCCAATTCGGTACGAAGGTCACGTCGGCCAGGCCCGGCACGGCTCAGGGGCTCTACCTGATTGTCTCCGACATCGAGGCCGCGCGCGGCGACCTCGTCAGCCACGGTGTCGAGGTCAGCGAGGTATTCCACGCCGGGGCGCCGGGTGCTCAGTTCGGCACGGACGGACGGGTGAGCGGGCCCGAGCCCGACCATGGCAGCTACCGCACCTTCGCCTCGTTCAGCGATCCCGACGGCAACGGCTGGCTGCTGCAGGAGGTCACGACGCGGCTGCCCGGCCGGGTCGACACCGCCGAGACAGCGTTCGGCTCCGCGAGCGATCTGGCGAGCGCGCTGCGCCGCGCGGAGGCTGCCCACGGCGAGCACGAGAAGCGCACCGGCCAGAGGGATGCGAACTGGCCCGACTGGTACGCCGCGTACATGGCCGCGGAGCAGTCCGGGACGGAGCTGCCGACGTGA
- a CDS encoding TVP38/TMEM64 family protein: protein MTLASPGTKRAAVGWSICVCVVLAAILVPFLLFGERLESATQSFLDARPPDWQVALVLGGLLAGDIVLPVPSSLVGTASGALLGFWGGLTACWVGMMVGCGWGYLLGARGGEAALRRTLGPVELQRLSRLAERRGPWLLIALRGVPMLAESSVLFAGASRMPLGSFLGACALSNLGVCATYAAVGASSARLGSFLTLFAGMVVLPGLALWLVRRSMN, encoded by the coding sequence ATGACCCTGGCGAGCCCTGGAACGAAGCGCGCGGCGGTGGGCTGGAGCATCTGCGTCTGCGTGGTGCTGGCGGCCATCCTCGTCCCCTTCCTCCTCTTCGGCGAGCGCCTGGAGTCCGCCACCCAATCCTTCCTGGATGCGCGTCCCCCCGACTGGCAGGTGGCGCTCGTGCTGGGAGGACTGCTGGCGGGGGACATCGTCCTGCCGGTGCCCTCCAGCCTCGTCGGCACGGCGTCCGGGGCGCTGCTGGGCTTCTGGGGCGGCCTGACGGCCTGCTGGGTGGGAATGATGGTGGGCTGTGGTTGGGGCTACCTGCTAGGCGCCAGGGGCGGCGAGGCGGCGTTGCGGCGCACCCTGGGTCCGGTGGAACTTCAGCGGCTGTCCCGCCTGGCGGAACGCCGGGGCCCCTGGTTGCTGATTGCATTGCGCGGCGTGCCAATGCTGGCGGAGTCCTCCGTCCTCTTCGCTGGCGCCAGCCGCATGCCTTTGGGGAGTTTCCTCGGGGCCTGCGCGCTCTCCAACCTGGGCGTCTGCGCCACCTACGCCGCGGTGGGTGCCTCCTCGGCGCGACTCGGGTCATTCCTGACATTGTTCGCGGGCATGGTTGTACTGCCTGGACTCGCGCTCTGGCTGGTGCGGCGCTCGATGAACTGA
- a CDS encoding GIY-YIG nuclease family protein: MPVITLTWNAGIFTPQDATPYVNHGHIYALQLRDGNNNLISNGPGLYIIENNANVIYAGESSNIRNRFNNRGDTLREFGLQPTVALANHTVRYATTNPVGRRELAETWLIRILYLRDQALAQQFLQNVEKTGSFNAPGDGLTINNVGTRPAYLNAQYVYNAGAQI, from the coding sequence ATGCCCGTCATCACGCTGACCTGGAACGCAGGCATCTTCACGCCACAGGATGCAACGCCTTACGTCAATCATGGCCACATCTACGCGCTGCAACTCCGTGATGGAAACAACAACCTCATCTCGAATGGCCCGGGCCTCTACATCATCGAGAACAACGCCAACGTGATCTACGCGGGTGAGTCCTCGAACATTCGCAACCGCTTCAACAACCGGGGGGATACGCTGCGGGAGTTCGGGCTCCAGCCGACGGTGGCGCTCGCGAACCACACCGTTCGCTATGCCACCACCAACCCCGTGGGCAGGCGCGAGCTGGCGGAGACCTGGCTCATCCGCATCCTCTACCTGCGGGATCAGGCCCTGGCGCAGCAATTTCTCCAGAACGTGGAGAAGACCGGGTCCTTCAATGCGCCAGGCGATGGCTTGACCATCAACAATGTGGGCACCCGGCCCGCCTACCTCAACGCCCAGTACGTCTATAACGCGGGCGCGCAGATTTGA
- a CDS encoding sigma-54-dependent transcriptional regulator: MSQRGMSDEAPSEGSPLPVRGDRRRPWMDLLEVFARQDETLLLSGPSGSGKSRLAAWCHGRSPRCRGPFQVVDLLSVPEEMQMAELFGWKKGAFTGAVQDQEGCVARSQGGTLFIDEIDKLSLRAQAGLLQLMETHQYRVLGDAGRQRTADVRFVVATNADLKAAVAARRFREDLFFRIHVLPIRLPGLRERRDELLPWARYMLERRHQECQGEGTASFTPEAEPVLLRASWPGNLRQLDNVVRRCYALALMGSPLPGVCVGRAQVEQALAFEQDEQQEAVAPPLLESLRHAAEAFIEHALSRKEGESGLGLEHAEALTGLVLEAGQRRLGDVREVFRLLGGDAVVRSRNHQREYRRELDKVARLESAVGAAPRSPEKPEPGFKTHTPRIPS; the protein is encoded by the coding sequence ATGTCGCAGCGTGGGATGTCTGACGAAGCCCCCAGCGAGGGCTCGCCGCTGCCCGTTCGCGGAGACAGACGGCGGCCCTGGATGGACCTGCTCGAAGTCTTCGCGCGGCAGGATGAGACCCTGCTGCTCTCAGGGCCGAGCGGCTCGGGCAAGTCGCGCCTGGCGGCGTGGTGCCATGGGCGCTCACCGCGCTGCCGCGGTCCCTTCCAGGTGGTGGACCTGCTCAGCGTGCCAGAGGAGATGCAGATGGCGGAGCTCTTCGGCTGGAAGAAGGGCGCCTTCACGGGCGCGGTGCAGGATCAGGAGGGCTGCGTGGCGCGCAGCCAGGGCGGGACGCTGTTCATCGATGAAATCGACAAGCTCTCGCTGCGGGCCCAGGCGGGCCTGCTTCAACTGATGGAGACGCACCAGTACCGCGTCCTGGGAGACGCGGGCCGCCAGCGCACGGCGGACGTGCGCTTCGTCGTGGCGACCAACGCCGACCTGAAGGCGGCGGTGGCGGCGAGGCGCTTCCGCGAGGATCTCTTCTTCCGGATCCACGTGCTGCCCATCCGCCTGCCCGGGCTGCGGGAGCGGCGGGACGAGCTGCTCCCCTGGGCGCGTTACATGCTGGAGCGGCGCCACCAGGAGTGCCAGGGCGAGGGCACCGCGTCGTTCACGCCCGAGGCGGAGCCGGTGCTCCTGCGCGCCTCGTGGCCCGGCAACCTTCGCCAGCTCGATAACGTGGTGAGGCGCTGCTACGCGCTCGCGCTCATGGGCTCCCCCCTGCCCGGGGTGTGCGTGGGGCGTGCGCAGGTGGAGCAGGCGCTGGCCTTCGAACAGGACGAGCAGCAAGAGGCCGTGGCGCCGCCGCTCCTGGAGAGCCTGCGCCACGCGGCCGAGGCCTTCATCGAGCATGCGCTCTCACGCAAGGAGGGGGAGTCGGGCCTGGGGTTGGAGCATGCCGAGGCGCTGACGGGGCTGGTGCTGGAGGCGGGGCAGCGCCGGCTGGGAGACGTGCGAGAGGTGTTCCGGCTGCTCGGCGGAGATGCGGTGGTGCGCAGCCGCAACCACCAGCGCGAGTACCGGCGCGAGCTGGACAAGGTGGCCCGGCTTGAGTCCGCCGTCGGCGCCGCCCCGCGCTCCCCGGAGAAGCCGGAGCCGGGTTTCAAGACCCACACGCCGCGCATCCCCTCGTGA
- a CDS encoding DUF418 domain-containing protein has translation MPPAPSEVLPPSAVARPVDSSERLALLDALRGFALCGVFISNVMVWFSGRVFLPREQTLAAMNNASLADTVAWQAYVFLVAGKFITLFSFLFGLGFAVQMGRAEARGTSITPLYVRRLGVMLVMGLSHLFLIWYGDILSTYAVLGFGLLLFRGRSERTLLICALLFALGWSVVGVAILKLPQLMADTPEAGAAIVKAANEKSAAIKAQTLAAYIHGSWLDTTQATFHFFFRDYFPLLLTITLSTFGRFLLGLLAGRRRIFHDVPQHLGLFRRILGWGLVAGVIGSGSGLVLQQLMLKQVFTPETLPTWVSFAMAPLRNLGELGFAAVYVSGITLLFQRATWQRALGLLAPVGRMALTNYLSQSIISVLFFYGFGLGFITKLGPAACVAYCLAIFCVQVVWSHLWLSRFRFGPAEWVWRSLTYGKAQPMRRDDAAGQRTTAPA, from the coding sequence ATGCCCCCAGCTCCTTCCGAGGTCTTGCCCCCCAGCGCCGTGGCCCGTCCTGTGGACTCCAGCGAGCGACTGGCGCTCCTTGACGCGCTGCGCGGCTTTGCCCTGTGCGGCGTGTTCATCTCCAATGTGATGGTGTGGTTCAGCGGCAGGGTATTCCTGCCGCGAGAGCAGACCCTCGCGGCGATGAACAACGCTTCGCTCGCCGATACCGTCGCATGGCAGGCGTACGTGTTCCTCGTGGCGGGGAAGTTCATCACCCTCTTCTCGTTCCTCTTCGGCCTCGGCTTCGCGGTGCAGATGGGCCGCGCCGAGGCGCGAGGGACCTCCATCACGCCGCTCTATGTCCGGCGGCTGGGGGTGATGCTGGTGATGGGGCTCTCCCACCTGTTCCTCATCTGGTACGGCGACATCCTCAGCACCTACGCGGTGTTGGGCTTCGGCCTGCTCCTGTTCCGGGGGCGCTCGGAACGGACGCTGCTCATCTGCGCCCTGCTGTTCGCCCTGGGGTGGTCCGTTGTGGGCGTGGCCATCCTCAAGCTGCCGCAGCTGATGGCGGACACGCCAGAGGCCGGCGCGGCCATCGTCAAGGCGGCCAACGAGAAGTCCGCGGCCATCAAGGCGCAGACGCTGGCGGCCTACATCCACGGGAGCTGGCTGGACACGACGCAGGCGACCTTCCACTTCTTCTTCCGCGACTACTTCCCGCTGCTGCTGACCATCACGCTCTCGACGTTTGGCCGGTTCCTGCTGGGCCTGCTGGCGGGCAGGCGCCGCATCTTCCACGACGTGCCCCAGCACCTGGGGCTGTTCCGCCGGATCCTCGGGTGGGGGCTCGTGGCCGGGGTGATTGGCAGCGGCAGCGGCCTGGTGCTGCAGCAGCTCATGCTGAAGCAGGTCTTCACCCCGGAGACGCTGCCGACGTGGGTGTCCTTCGCCATGGCGCCGCTGCGGAACCTGGGTGAGCTGGGCTTCGCGGCCGTCTACGTGTCCGGCATCACCCTGCTCTTCCAGCGAGCCACCTGGCAGCGAGCGCTGGGGCTGCTCGCGCCAGTGGGCCGCATGGCGCTGACGAACTACCTGTCACAGTCGATCATCAGCGTGCTGTTCTTCTACGGGTTCGGACTGGGCTTCATCACGAAGCTGGGCCCCGCGGCGTGCGTGGCGTACTGCCTGGCCATCTTCTGCGTCCAGGTGGTGTGGAGCCACCTGTGGCTGTCGAGGTTCCGCTTCGGCCCCGCGGAGTGGGTGTGGCGGTCGCTGACGTATGGAAAGGCCCAGCCGATGCGCCGGGATGACGCCGCGGGCCAACGCACGACGGCGCCCGCGTAG
- a CDS encoding phage tail protein has protein sequence MRPCFPGAPPLPFAPFAPFAPGGPLTGEPPVGSLVAFAGEVAGRGSDSQHATPAELEGWLVCDGRPLAKGEYPELFAAIGHRYSPTEDGDTFLLPDLQGVFLRGVDAKGQVDKDQSQRTMVSGTAKAEVGSLQPHALQLHEHQLTQASAFATPSQQGTEAGSSVTLTGQTSAVIDDPKGTAPLKTSPTETRPVNVYVYFLIKARRAIAPGLAGAVPGVPHAFR, from the coding sequence ATGAGGCCCTGCTTCCCCGGAGCGCCCCCCCTTCCTTTCGCGCCCTTCGCGCCCTTCGCTCCGGGAGGTCCGCTCACCGGCGAGCCCCCGGTGGGCAGCCTGGTGGCCTTCGCCGGTGAGGTGGCGGGCCGGGGCTCGGACAGCCAGCACGCGACGCCTGCGGAGCTGGAGGGGTGGCTGGTGTGCGACGGCCGCCCGCTGGCGAAGGGCGAGTACCCGGAGCTGTTCGCGGCCATCGGCCATCGCTACTCGCCCACGGAAGACGGGGACACGTTCCTGCTTCCGGACCTGCAGGGCGTCTTCCTGCGCGGCGTGGACGCGAAGGGCCAGGTGGACAAGGACCAATCCCAGCGCACGATGGTGAGCGGGACCGCCAAGGCGGAGGTCGGCTCCTTGCAACCCCATGCCCTGCAGCTGCACGAGCACCAGCTGACGCAGGCCTCCGCGTTCGCCACGCCTTCGCAGCAGGGGACGGAGGCGGGCTCGTCGGTGACGCTGACTGGCCAGACGTCGGCCGTGATCGACGACCCGAAGGGGACGGCACCGCTGAAGACGTCTCCCACCGAGACGCGCCCCGTGAACGTCTACGTCTACTTCCTCATCAAGGCCC
- a CDS encoding M57 family metalloprotease: MFSRSFVLAAGCIALGLGCGEPADETQEIVGNLVSAGFPSNDIMVVDGKVYVGRDAEVSLDASREMLAASATPGEQYRTNNVVSPSLTKICINGSAFTGVFSTALDLAIQNYDELPLTFSMARTPSTGCSFTINAVIDPNMNGGVAGFPANGNPFGQITIGGLLSQYGVDVIEHVITHEIGHTIGFRHSDYYNRAISCGSGGNEGDAGVGAIHIPGTPTTASVGASIMNSCFRAVESGEFTDSDRTALAAMYTAASAPALVSALDPNRCLDVTGGSSAQGTATQLWECNGTAAQQWTLTAQGELRSSLAPNLCLDVFNGDPTPGTRVQIYGCNGTAAQRWTVVGATVRSALAPNLCLDVFNASTTPGTKIQVWGCNGTNAQNWSTR; encoded by the coding sequence ATGTTCTCAAGAAGCTTCGTACTTGCGGCAGGGTGCATCGCGCTGGGACTCGGGTGCGGCGAGCCCGCGGATGAGACGCAGGAAATCGTTGGCAACCTGGTCAGTGCCGGGTTCCCGTCCAACGACATCATGGTCGTCGATGGGAAGGTCTATGTCGGGCGGGACGCCGAGGTGTCCCTGGACGCCTCTCGCGAGATGCTCGCGGCCAGCGCGACCCCTGGGGAGCAGTACCGCACGAACAACGTCGTCAGCCCCTCCCTGACGAAGATCTGCATCAACGGTTCAGCGTTCACCGGCGTGTTCAGCACGGCGCTGGACCTGGCCATCCAGAACTACGACGAGCTGCCGCTTACCTTCTCCATGGCGCGCACGCCGAGCACCGGCTGCAGCTTCACCATCAACGCGGTCATCGACCCGAACATGAATGGTGGCGTGGCCGGGTTCCCGGCGAACGGCAACCCATTCGGGCAGATCACCATCGGCGGCCTGCTCAGCCAGTACGGCGTCGACGTCATCGAGCACGTCATCACGCATGAGATTGGCCACACCATCGGCTTCCGGCACTCGGACTACTACAACCGCGCCATCAGCTGTGGCTCCGGCGGCAACGAGGGTGACGCCGGTGTCGGCGCGATCCACATTCCGGGCACGCCGACCACGGCGAGCGTCGGCGCCTCGATCATGAACTCCTGTTTCCGCGCGGTCGAGTCGGGCGAGTTCACCGACAGCGACCGCACCGCGCTGGCCGCGATGTACACGGCCGCCTCCGCCCCCGCCCTGGTCAGCGCCCTGGACCCGAATCGCTGCCTGGACGTGACCGGTGGCAGCTCGGCGCAAGGAACGGCCACCCAGCTCTGGGAGTGCAACGGCACCGCCGCGCAGCAGTGGACCCTGACCGCTCAAGGCGAGCTGCGAAGCAGCCTGGCGCCCAATCTCTGTCTGGACGTCTTCAACGGCGACCCGACGCCGGGCACGCGCGTCCAGATCTACGGGTGCAATGGCACGGCCGCCCAGCGGTGGACGGTGGTGGGCGCCACGGTGCGGAGCGCCCTGGCCCCCAACCTCTGCCTGGATGTCTTCAATGCCAGCACGACGCCAGGAACCAAGATTCAGGTCTGGGGATGCAACGGCACGAATGCCCAGAACTGGTCCACGCGCTGA
- a CDS encoding sterol desaturase family protein, producing MSINVYAVATPFVIVLALTEFAWCVARRNGYYSFQDSIASMGTAVMNQCVNVAVALLVLPLFTQLGQFAPWRLDASSPLSLVALFLGVDFLFYWFHRFGHRTNIGWAAHSPHHSTEELNYAVALRASVTQRLFSFLFYWPLVLVGFPPEAVLAMVAFHLVLQFIPHTRVIPKLPRWVESWLNTPSHHRVHHARNDAYIDKNYAGFLIIWDRMFGTYAEETEPCSYGLTTPANTWDPTAINFQQWARLFADAVATKSHWDRLRLWVMPTGWRPADLPPRALGYWKQEGAEVKYHSRELPGVRGYLVFQLFASMPFMLLVSHHASPLSGWQKVVLSLLLWAMATAWSGMLESKAWSEPLELARVLAMGVAVTLWLVWASAPQTWSALTAAWLMVSLVWLRVARGTASRGPQSTPYPG from the coding sequence ATGTCCATCAACGTCTATGCCGTGGCGACGCCCTTCGTCATCGTCCTGGCCCTGACCGAGTTCGCCTGGTGCGTGGCGCGGCGCAACGGCTACTACAGCTTCCAGGACTCCATCGCGAGCATGGGCACGGCGGTGATGAACCAGTGCGTCAACGTCGCGGTGGCCCTCCTGGTGCTGCCCCTCTTCACGCAGCTGGGGCAGTTCGCGCCGTGGCGGCTGGACGCATCCTCGCCGCTGTCGCTGGTGGCGCTCTTCCTGGGAGTCGACTTCCTCTTCTACTGGTTCCACCGCTTCGGCCACCGCACCAACATCGGCTGGGCGGCCCATTCGCCGCACCATTCCACCGAGGAGCTCAACTACGCGGTGGCCCTGCGCGCGAGCGTGACGCAGCGCCTCTTCTCGTTCCTCTTCTACTGGCCGCTGGTGCTGGTGGGCTTTCCGCCAGAGGCGGTGCTGGCGATGGTGGCCTTCCACCTGGTGCTCCAGTTCATCCCCCATACGCGGGTCATCCCCAAGCTCCCGCGGTGGGTGGAGTCGTGGCTGAACACGCCGTCGCACCACCGCGTGCACCACGCGCGCAACGACGCGTACATCGACAAGAACTACGCGGGCTTCCTCATCATCTGGGACCGGATGTTCGGCACCTACGCGGAGGAGACCGAGCCATGCTCCTATGGCCTGACGACCCCGGCGAACACCTGGGACCCGACGGCCATCAACTTCCAGCAATGGGCCCGGCTCTTCGCGGACGCCGTCGCCACGAAGAGTCACTGGGACCGGCTGCGCCTCTGGGTGATGCCCACGGGCTGGCGGCCCGCGGACCTGCCTCCTCGCGCGTTGGGCTACTGGAAGCAGGAGGGCGCGGAGGTGAAGTACCACTCGCGGGAGCTGCCGGGCGTGCGGGGGTACCTCGTCTTCCAGCTGTTCGCGTCGATGCCGTTCATGCTCCTCGTGAGCCACCATGCCTCGCCGCTGTCGGGCTGGCAGAAGGTCGTGTTGAGCCTGCTGCTCTGGGCGATGGCGACCGCCTGGAGCGGGATGCTGGAGTCCAAGGCGTGGAGCGAGCCCCTGGAGCTCGCCCGGGTGCTCGCGATGGGCGTGGCCGTGACGCTGTGGCTGGTCTGGGCGAGCGCGCCCCAGACCTGGAGCGCGCTCACGGCGGCGTGGCTGATGGTCTCGCTGGTGTGGCTGCGCGTGGCGCGGGGGACCGCCAGCCGGGGGCCCCAGTCGACTCCCTATCCAGGCTGA
- a CDS encoding IS5 family transposase yields MRGRPKQQTTLFSLRMPGDRVPAGHPLRRVKDMADAALAALSPTFDKMYSGTGRPSIPPEQLLKSCLLMAFYSARSERLFCEQLDYNLLFRWFLDMGMEDASFDHSTFSQNRDRLLEHDVARRFFLAVMGQAQSAGLTSSEHFSVDGSLIEAWASLKSFRPKDEKDDNQEPPDDKGNPTVNFHGQKRGNATHASTTDPEVRLARKGSGKEARRPKPGAGRPGARAASLKSARPRYRRTGR; encoded by the coding sequence ATGCGCGGACGGCCCAAGCAGCAGACGACGCTCTTCAGCTTGAGGATGCCGGGGGACCGGGTCCCGGCGGGCCATCCGCTGCGCCGGGTGAAGGACATGGCGGACGCCGCGCTGGCGGCGCTCTCGCCGACGTTCGACAAGATGTACAGCGGCACCGGCCGGCCGAGCATTCCGCCGGAGCAGTTGCTGAAGTCCTGCCTGCTGATGGCGTTCTACTCGGCCAGGAGCGAGCGGCTCTTCTGCGAGCAACTCGACTACAACCTCCTATTCCGGTGGTTCCTCGATATGGGGATGGAGGACGCCTCCTTCGACCACAGCACCTTCTCGCAGAACCGGGACCGGCTCTTGGAGCATGACGTCGCCCGGAGATTCTTCCTGGCCGTCATGGGCCAGGCGCAAAGCGCGGGGCTCACCAGCAGCGAGCATTTCAGCGTGGATGGCAGCCTGATTGAGGCCTGGGCGTCACTGAAGTCGTTTCGCCCGAAGGACGAGAAGGACGACAATCAGGAGCCGCCCGACGACAAGGGCAACCCGACGGTCAACTTTCACGGGCAGAAGCGAGGCAACGCGACGCATGCCTCGACGACGGACCCGGAGGTGCGGCTGGCGCGCAAGGGCAGTGGCAAGGAGGCGCGCCGGCCGAAACCAGGTGCAGGTCGCCCCGGAGCCAGGGCGGCTTCGCTCAAATCTGCGCGCCCGCGTTATAGACGTACTGGGCGTTGA
- a CDS encoding Crp/Fnr family transcriptional regulator: MRFPKLFERLATLAPLPPEEWAKAETLAKEQSLAKRELFMRPGDAADRFAVVLQGVFRGVRVSPRGGESIKAFRAEGELIGAYAEMLQRRTSMTAIEALEPSRVLVFQTRDFQALEQGHVCWERLARRVAEQHFLLKERREQEFLELSAEERLVNFWEEHPHLKGRIPQRDVAAYLGITEVGLSRIMSRRRKRAAD, translated from the coding sequence GTGAGATTCCCCAAGCTCTTCGAGCGCCTCGCCACGCTGGCCCCGCTTCCTCCCGAGGAGTGGGCGAAGGCAGAGACCCTGGCGAAGGAGCAATCGCTCGCGAAGCGAGAGCTCTTCATGCGTCCGGGGGATGCGGCGGACCGGTTCGCCGTGGTGCTTCAGGGTGTCTTCCGGGGCGTGCGCGTGTCGCCACGCGGCGGCGAGTCCATCAAGGCCTTCCGTGCCGAGGGAGAGCTGATTGGCGCCTACGCGGAGATGTTGCAGCGCCGGACGTCAATGACCGCGATTGAGGCGCTGGAGCCGAGCCGCGTACTGGTGTTCCAGACGCGGGACTTCCAGGCGCTGGAGCAGGGCCACGTGTGCTGGGAACGGCTGGCGCGCCGGGTGGCGGAGCAGCACTTCCTCCTCAAGGAGCGCCGTGAGCAGGAGTTCCTGGAGCTGTCCGCGGAGGAGCGGCTCGTGAACTTCTGGGAGGAGCATCCCCACCTGAAGGGACGGATTCCCCAGCGTGACGTGGCGGCCTACCTCGGCATCACCGAGGTGGGGCTGAGCCGCATCATGTCCCGGCGCCGCAAGCGGGCGGCGGATTGA
- a CDS encoding TetR/AcrR family transcriptional regulator — MSERRRPIAKKSPSAYHHGNLREALIAAALRLIGSGEDVNLREAARLVGVSPGAPFRHFSDKAALLAAVAEETMRRFRREVGSALDAAPPTPAARIHAMAMAYLRFALGESAYFRAFARAGEIGFFDSDFYKKENQETLDSLDRLILEGQQRGEVTSGDLRIVHLASRAFVYGLGRMYVEGHFARMGLGEEDPVSVAQKALAVFEQGLLRASPARARGPSSRAPKDTPP, encoded by the coding sequence ATGTCCGAGCGCCGACGGCCCATCGCCAAGAAGTCCCCGTCCGCGTACCACCACGGCAACCTGCGCGAGGCGTTGATCGCCGCCGCGCTCCGGCTCATTGGCAGTGGAGAGGACGTCAACCTGCGCGAGGCGGCACGGCTCGTGGGCGTGTCACCGGGTGCCCCGTTCCGGCACTTCAGCGACAAGGCCGCGTTGTTGGCCGCCGTGGCCGAGGAGACGATGCGGCGCTTCCGCCGCGAGGTCGGCAGCGCGCTCGACGCGGCCCCCCCCACTCCGGCCGCGCGCATCCACGCGATGGCCATGGCGTATCTGCGGTTCGCGCTGGGAGAGTCCGCCTACTTCCGTGCGTTCGCGCGCGCAGGGGAGATTGGCTTCTTCGACAGCGACTTCTACAAGAAGGAGAACCAGGAGACGCTGGACTCGCTCGACAGGTTGATTCTGGAAGGGCAGCAGCGCGGCGAAGTCACGTCAGGAGACCTGCGCATCGTGCACCTGGCATCGCGGGCCTTCGTCTATGGCCTGGGCCGCATGTACGTGGAGGGCCACTTCGCGCGCATGGGGCTCGGCGAGGAGGACCCGGTCTCCGTGGCCCAGAAGGCGCTCGCGGTCTTCGAACAGGGGCTCCTGCGCGCCAGCCCCGCCCGCGCGCGAGGACCGTCCTCGCGCGCCCCCAAGGACACGCCTCCCTGA